In Vigna unguiculata cultivar IT97K-499-35 chromosome 3, ASM411807v1, whole genome shotgun sequence, a single genomic region encodes these proteins:
- the LOC114175871 gene encoding berberine bridge enzyme-like 13: MVSPIIPLSLLLLLLPLSLANSASLKQSFVQCLNLNSGTKYSPDSLIYTPSNPSFTSILDTTAQNLRCLVPSAPKPEFIFTPDTDSLVQAAVICSKKLGIHFIVRSGGHDYEGISYVSEIESPFIIIDLVKLRGINVDIKSNTAWVQAGATTGELYYRIYEKSSVHGFPAGLCTSLGIGGHITGGAYGSMMRKYGLGVDNVIDAKIVDANGRILDRKAMGEDLFWAIRGGGGGSFGILLWWKLKLVPVPPTVTVFTVTKSLEQGATKILHRWQEVAPYIDENLFIRVIIQPSSAANKTHRTVTTSYNALFLGGARTLLQIMKKSFPELDLTRKDCLETSWIHSVLYIAGFPSGTPPEVLLKGKPTFKNFFKAKSDFVRKPIPETGLEGLWQRLLIEDSPLMIWNPYGGKMSQFSESETPFPHRNGTLYKIQYLTLWQEGDKNPAKHVDWIRKLYNYMDPYVSSFPREAYVNYRDLDLGENTKNSTTYEKARSWGYSYYKNNYERLVRIKTEVDPQNVFRHEQSIPTRRF; the protein is encoded by the coding sequence ATGGTTTCTCCAATCATACCCTTGTCACTTTTACTCCTCCTTCTACCACTTTCATTGGCTAATTCAGCTTCACTTAAACAAAGTTTTGTCCAATGTCTCAACTTGAATTCAGGCACAAAATATTCACCTGATTCATTAATTTACACCCCAAGCAATCCTTCGTTCACCAGCATCCTTGATACAACCGCACAGAACCTAAGGTGTTTGGTGCCTTCAGCACCAAAACCTGAGTTTATATTCACCCCCGACACTGATTCTCTTGTCCAAGCAGCAGTTATTTGCTCCAAGAAACTTGGGATACACTTCATTGTGCGAAGTGGAGGCCATGACTATGAGGGAATCTCTTATGTTTCTGAAATTGAGAGCCCCTTCATAATAATTGACCTGGTCAAGCTCCGTGGCATCAATGTTGATATCAAAAGCAACACTGCTTGGGTTCAAGCTGGTGCCACAACTGGTGAACTGTACTACAGAATATATGAAAAGAGTTCAGTTCATGGTTTCCCTGCAGGCCTTTGCACAAGCTTAGGCATCGGAGGGCACATTACAGGAGGAGCATAtggaagcatgatgagaaagtaTGGCCTTGGGGTGGATAACGTCATAGATGCTAAAATTGTTGATGCCAATGGCAGAATTCTTGACAGGAAAGCCATGGGAGAAGACCTATTTTGGGCAATAAGAGGAGGTGGAGGTGGAAGCTTTGGCATCCTTCTTTGGTGGAAGCTAAAGCTGGTTCCTGTGCCACCAACTGTGACTGTTTTTACAGTTACCAAAAGCCTTGAACAAGGTGCAACCAAGATTCTTCACAGATGGCAGGAAGTGGCTCCTTATATTGATGAAAACCTGTTCATCAGAGTCATCATTCAGCCATCAAGTGCTGCAAATAAGACTCACAGGACTGTCACAACTTCTTACAATGCTCTTTTTCTTGGTGGGGCAAGGACACTGCTCCAAATCATGAAGAAAAGCTTCCCTGAGTTGGATTTGACAAGAAAGGATTGCTTGGAAACTAGCTGGATCCATTCTGTGCTCTATATTGCAGGCTTTCCAAGTGGCACCCCTCCTGAAGTACTGCTCAAAGGAAAGCCAACATTCAAGAACTTCTTCAAGGCCAAATCAGATTTTGTGAGAAAACCAATACCAGAAACGGGTCTTGAAGGGCTGTGGCAAAGGCTTCTGATAGAAGATAGCCCCTTGATGATTTGGAACCCATATGGTGGAAAGATGAGCCAGTTCTCAGAATCTGAAACCCCATTTCCTCACAGAAATGGAACACTGTATAAAATTCAGTATCTGACTTTGTGGCAAGAGGGAGACAAGAATCCTGCAAAGCACGTAGATTGGATTAGGAAGCTTTACAACTACATGGATCCTTATGTTTCTAGCTTCCCAAGGGAAGCATATGTGAATTACAGGGACCTTGATTTGGGAGAAAACACCAAGAACAGCACAACCTATGAAAAGGCACGTTCTTGGGGCTATAGTTATTACAAGAACAACTACGAAAGGTTGGTAAGGATTAAGACTGAAGTGGATCCTCAAAACGTCTTCAGGCATGAGCAGAGTATCCCAACTCGTCGATTCTGA